From one Triticum urartu cultivar G1812 unplaced genomic scaffold, Tu2.1 TuUngrouped_contig_6944, whole genome shotgun sequence genomic stretch:
- the LOC125531300 gene encoding probable WRKY transcription factor 26: protein MSSSTGSLDHAGFTFTPPPFITSFTELLSGSGAGDAERSPRGFNRGGRAGASKFKSAQPPSLPISSPFSCFSIPAGLSPAELLDSPVLLNYSHILASPTTGAIPAQRCDWQASADLNTFQLELDLSGFSFHAVKSNATVNAQANYLPLFKEQQEQQQEVVQVSNKSSSSSGNNKQVEDGYNWRKYGQKQVKGSENPRSYYKCTYNNCSMKKKVERSLADGRITQIVYKGAHDHPKPLSTRRNSSGCAAVVAEDHTNGSEHSGPTPENSSVTFGDDEADKPETKRRKEHGDNEGSSGGTGGCGKPVREPRLVVQTLSDIDILDDGFRWRKYGQKVVKGNPNPRSYYKCTTVGCPVRKHVERASHDNRAVITTYEGKHSHDVPIGRGRALPASSSSDSSAVIWPAAAVQAPYTLEMLAGHPGYAAKDEPRDDMFVESLLC, encoded by the exons ATGTCCTCCTCCACGGGGAGCTTGGACCACGCAGGGTTCACGTTCACGCCGCCGCCGTTCATCACGTCCTTCACCGAGCTTCTGTCGGGGTCCGGCGCCGGCGACGCGGAGCGGTCGCCGAGGGGGTTCAACCGAGGGGGCCGGGCCGGGGCGTCCAAGTTCAAGTCCGCGCAGCCGCCCAGCCTGCCCATCTCGTCGCCCTTCTCCTGCTTCTCCATCCCTGCAGGTCTCAGCCCTGCCGAGCTGCTCGACTCCCCCGTTCTCCTCAACTACTCTCAC ATCTTGGCGTCTCCGACTACGGGTGCGATCCCTGCGCAGAGGTGCGACTGGCAGGCGAGCGCCGATCTGAACACCTTTCAGCTTGAGCTCGACCTCTCTGGCTTCTCCTTTCACGCAGTCAAGTCCAACGCCACGGTCAACGCTCAAGCAAACTACTTACCTTTATTCAAG GAGCAGCAGGAGCAACAACAAGAAGTGGTTCAAGTGAGCAacaagagcagcagcagcagcggcaacaaCAAGCAGGTTGAGGACGGATACAATTGGAGGAAGTACGGGCAGAAGCAAGTTAAGGGGAGCGAGAACCCGCGGAGCTACTACAAGTGCACCTACAACAATTGCTCCATGAAGAAGAAAGTGGAGCGCTCTCTCGCCGACGGCCGCATCACGCAGATCGTCTACAAGGGCGCACATGACCACCCGAAGCCCCTCTCCACGCGCCGCAACTCCTCCGGCTGCGCGGCGGTCGTTGCGGAGGATCATACCAACGGCTCGGAGCACTCTGGCCCGACGCCCGAGAATTCATCCGTCACTTTCGGAGACGATGAGGCCGACAAGCCCGAGACCAAGCGCCG GAAGGAGCATGGTGACAACGAGGGCAGTTCAGGCGGCACCGGCGGCTGCGGGAAGCCCGTGCGCGAGCCCAGGCTCGTGGTGCAGACGCTGAGCGATATAGACATACTCGACGACGGCTTCCGGTGGAGGAAGTACGGGCAGAAGGTTGTCAAGGGCAATCCCAACCCCAG GAGCTACTACAAGTGCACAACGGTGGGCTGCCCGGTGCGCAAGCATGTGGAGCGGGCCTCGCACGACAACCGCGCGGTGATCACCACCTACGAGGGTAAGCACAGCCACGACGTGCCGATCGGCCGGGGCCGCGCGCTGCCGGCGTCATCTTCCTCCGACAGCTCGGCCGTCATCTGGCCTGCCGCCGCCGTGCAGGCCCCGTACACCCTCGAGATGCTCGCCGGACACCCAGGCT